Within Quercus lobata isolate SW786 chromosome 5, ValleyOak3.0 Primary Assembly, whole genome shotgun sequence, the genomic segment ATAAGATAAAAAATGTAGAGGGAAAATGATGAAACTATCCACGCTTGTTTACTCATctaatttaaagttttaaaaaataaaaaggttaagGTACCTGTACATATCTGGCAGCCAGCACTATAAACATGACACAATAAGAAGACTAAAATAAAGGCTCATTTTTATTTAGCTCACAAACGAAGGTAGTGgcaatcaaataaatttaatcaaatgTTGATGTTTTTAGAGTTCCAAAAAATCTGCTGGCTTCAAACTTGGCTTGCCGTTTTAACAAAAGGTCACTTGAGAAGTCGTCTCAACTcaccttttttatatataggtaTAGAAATTTCTCTACCTCTTCGTCTAAAACTCATCTCCAGTTCTcacttcacacacacacacacacgcgcgCGCATAGAGAGAGACACGGAAGAGAGATCATCCTCACTTCTCACTTCCTCTGCTCCACTGCAGCTGGTCCTCTCCACCTCCAAGGATATATGGCCTAGTCGCCAAGATGGTCAGATCGgagttctttatttatttttttcctaattaatttgattagttttataTGAAAGATTgtgttttgtctttgttttgattgtgtCTCCCTCTTCAATTTGGAGACGTTTGAGAGCGAAATGAGTACTTGGTTTGATTTGTAACCGggtaaaatttgaatattttaatgtgatgtgttaattttttatcttcGGCCAAAGAGGTGTGGGTGTTCATTAGcgaaaaaaactttttgaaatttggagATACTGCTGGAGCATCATTTTGTGTTTAGACTCTAAATACAGAGAATTTTGTGTTTGCCTATACTGTTAGAGATACTGCTGGAGCATCATTTTCTGATCATTCTAGCCGGAATGGAACAGAATTAATAACTTTGCTACATTCATCTATTTATATGCTTCTTTCCTGTAATCACAGTTCACAAACACTGGAGAGAGGATGGAAATGACTCAAATGAGACGTGAAGGTGATGATGTGATAGATCTCTACAAGGCAACCGGAAGTGGATGTAGAGATGATACAACAATGGAAATAACAAATGAAGGAGGAGATGATATTGTTCATCTCTACAACGCATCAGCGAGTGGTTGTACAACCACATTGAAAAGCCTGATTGATAAAGACCCACGAATCCTCTATAAAATTTCTTTGACCTCTTTCAGTGAAACCCCATTACACATATCAGCTCTGCTTGGCCATCTTGATTTCACTAGAATTCTTTTAGCTCAAAATCCTCACCTTGCTGTTGAGTTGGACTCCCATAAACGTTGCTCTCTTCACTTGGCTTCTGCTGAGGGCCACATAGAGATTGTCAAAGAATTGTTACATGCAAATGAAGATACATGCTCGATTTATGATGAAGATGGCAAAATTCCTCTCCATTATGCAGCCATGAGAGGACGGATTGAGGTTGTGAAGGCGTTAATTGCAGTGCGGCCTGACTCAACTCGGGTTATGCTCAATTGGAAAGAGACTACTTTGCACTTATGTGTTAAATATAACCAATTGGAGGCTCTTAAACTATTGGTTGACTCTGTAAGTGATGAAGGAGAATTTCTCAATTTCAAAGATCATGAAGGCGGCAACACCATCTTGCATTTAGCTGTGATGCTAAGGCAAATTGAGGTACATTTAGTTTATATCTTGCATTatctatataaaatatattttatgtcAAGTAGCATAAATTGGAAGTCAAGTAGATTGCTCCATATAcactattttatatttttggatctCAGATGATTTTACAATATTTATGTGTGATATTGGAATGTATATGTGATTGGTTAATTTAATTGGTTGAGTTTCACATTAATTAGATATTGATATACGATTATTAGACGCATACCTATtagcttaaaatttttagattaaagGTAGTGTCTGAATACTTTGTACTAGTGTAGATGCTAACTTTGGAGTTTTAAAACTCAAGATCCAAATAAGTAAAAAGAGTACAAAATGGAAATTCTAATAAataaggtaaaaataaaatagtgaaaATATTCTCTTTTTCCTTAAGAATAAATATAAGCCTTAAGGTCCATGTTCACTAATATATTGTGAGTTACATTTAGACTCTGACACAACTTAATTACCAATTTTAACTAATTGATCCAATTAATGATCAGGTAGTTAATTAAGCATAGTATTCAACAATACCACTGATAAAAGATAACAACAACCACAGCATGAACACAATTATACAAGAGAtgagaaaattttcaagaagTCAAATCACTTCAAGGCCTATTCCAGTCTTCTCAAGTCCACTATGAAATTGTTGCCATATAATCAAACTTATTAGACCTCCAATGCAAGTAATTTCCTTGTATCTAAGCTTCTAGCTATTACTGCAACCGCTTCTTCAACTCTTCCTTGTATCTAAGCTTCATagtgatttgattttgatagCCAAATTGATCTCTCATTTACATATCTCATGACATCTAGTAATATaagataagaaagaagaaaacctagtatttttatataattgtatagacaagaaaaattaaaattgatggtatgattttataattatattaattgtacttttataattgagattggtTTCTAATTgaagatgtttttttttatacacatgATCTCGTAGTTCATTCTGCTTTGCTTTCGCCTACAATACCAACATTATAAAATCAGCTTTCTATGTCGCGCCCCTATATATTTTGCCAAAAAATCTTCACAAATTCTATTCTGTCTCTGATTAATTTGGAAATTCTATTTTTGGTTGTGGAGGAACTTGCAATAAAGTATAATATCATACAAATGATGAGATTCTAATCTAAAACGCCACATTTGGCTTTGATTCAGAAGTTGGACTAAAAATATTGTATCCGGTTTAATAaccattttcttcatttgttgaATATCTTGCAACATCTACTTTTTGGCTAATAGATAAAATTTCTGGATACGATCATCTCCTATTAAATCCTCCATTTTGCTCTGTCTATTTAGCATTAATCATTTTAGCTTatgcttctcaaaaaacaaaaaatttcaatatatatgtaACACTTGAGGTTTTTGCAGACAGTAAAATATTTGCTTTCAGTGTCTAAAGTGGGAGAAGAAGTAGATTCCCTAAACTACATGGGTTTTACAGCCTTACAAATGTTGGAGCAGAACTGTCCAAAAGATTTCAAAAGCTTCACCATTAGAAATATTTTAATGGATGTAGGTGCTAGAGTTGAAAGAGTGAATAATCTCTCACCATTATCGGCAGTTGCTGTTGGTCATCATGAATCAGTAGAACCAATACCGTTAAGGAAGAATTGGTTAAAGTATTTGAAATACCAGGGTGATTGGGTAGAAGATAATCGTGGCGCAATAATGGTGGTGGCTACTGTGATTACAACTATCGCTTTCCAAAATATAGCTAAACCCCCAGGCGGTGTTTGGCAAGCAAACACTACCGATTTTACTGATAGTAAAGGGAATCCTGTATGCACCCCACGTAATCCATGTTATGCTGGAAACTCAGTGTTTGCCTATGGGGGTACTACGAATATGAGATACCTTTATTTCTCAATTAGCAATACTATCTCTTTCGTTGCATCTCTCAGTGTCACCTTCTTGCTTATTAGTGGATTCCCAATCAAGAATAAAGTTTGTGTCCCTCCTGACATTTGCTCTATGTACAACTCTCATATCACTGGCTGTATCCTATTTAGTTGCATTCTACATGGTGACCCCGGACACACTGTTTGAAGAAGAGATGTCGACCTTTTTCGTACAAAGATGTGTTATGGGTAGTCTGATTGCTGTGATTTCTATGGTGATTCTGACTCATGCAATCCGTTTTCTCTCTTGGTTGGTTAAGCGATAAAAGTAAGGAAAACATCATTGGCCCAACATGGCATGAAGAAATTTGTGAACACAATTTTCGTTCTAAGATTTTTGTCAAAATTCTGATATGATAGACAGTCATTCACAATTTGTTACATAGTGTAAGTTTGGATCCAGAGTTATGCGTTTTGCGTTATGcgttttgctttcttttttttttctacacgcGTTTCAGGGGACAAGCGGAACAGTAGAGTACTGTTCAGTACTGTTTGGCCCcttttttttgacttttctgTCAATCAGTGggtccgtgcactgttcatggacccacaaatttcattttttatcaattttttcattaaatatggGTCTtacagtactatttacacatttaaaaattattttgctgcagtgttttaagttttcagtttcagcaaaataagttctatccaaacagacccatagaATGGTAACAAAAATAATGGTGCTAGAAGAACTCATTCGCAATAGTGGTTGGAACACAAAGAAAAGTGACATATATAGCAGGTTGTGTCCTCTTCAATAAGCATCAATGCTGGATAAGTATAactagttttttctttatttatttttttaatttgcgTTTACTACTTTCTTTTTTGCGTCTTTTTGGGAGTCTTTTGGcacaatattgtaaaaattatagtttattaGGTTTATGTATACTGTGCAAAGTTTTTTAGCTAAATGAGGAGAGATGCAATTTTCGGTATTGGTGATGCCgaaatacaaataaaagaagaaagagaaactgACAAATCTgatataattttggtatttcGGTATCcatgttgccgaaattcaagaaaaatgtgGAGAGAGAAACTGACATGAATTTCGTCAGTTGGATTGCCGAAATTCAATTTCCGTTAGATTCTTTTTTTCGTTAGTTTTCCGTTaggttagtttatttttatttttaaaaaatgagaagCGCAGCCCAGGAGGATCGAACCCTTGCGCAAGGGTTGTTCCACATAAGAAGCAACCAGCAGACTACCGCGCAACTTGTATGGGaactaaattaatttattctaaACCTGGTAGgtatttcaagttttcaaaaacacaaaaaaacacacatttttttatatactttccAAAAATTGATAGTTATGATAACAAGAAtggtaaattaaaattatagttCATCCACGATGatgtcaaaattaattaatattaactaaataaaaataacaattgaaatttttttttttgtctgaaGGTTAATGATTTACATTCATCATAATTCGGAATttctacatttttcaattacaaaaatacccagGATATGATGAGATTCAGGCATTTatgggtgaaataatttttttcacataattCTCATCACACCCTagttatttttgtgattgaaaaatgtagaaattccaaattataatgaatGTAAATCATTAgcctttaggaaaaaaaataaaagggtttcTAAGTACGCGCATGATAAGTATTAATAATCCCAACCATACAAAACTTGAGGATAGAACTGTAAAAATACCTAgagttgtgataaaaaaaaaaattatttcacccacAAACACACAATATTCATCATATGTATTTTATGATTACAAAATGTAGTAATCTCTTAAAAAAACAGAAAGCTTCTAAGAAGCGCATGATAATTACGGAATACTAGCCTTTGAGCACGCACTCGTACGTGTGCttagagactttttttttttttttgggtaaatattaataatttacatcCATTGTAATTTAGAATTACTATATATTTCGATCACAAAAATACCTAGGGTTGTGATAAAAACATTATTTCAACCACAAACGCATAACACTCATCATACCCCTAggtattttttgtgattagaaaatgtagtaattccaaattataatagatgtaaattaatacatattaaaaattttttttttttaatttttactcttgaaataaaatattattttccaaaaatttaaactatatTACCAATTTTAATCTATTTATAACGAGCCATAcgaattttcaaaagaaaaaaaaaagtcatggaAAAATTATGCTATACAACTCAAGCCACATCATGCAAGTATGACTTGTATTGCCAACTttgattactaaaaaaattattatgatatactattaaaataatattgtaaggacacgattcggggcggaccgtaacagtgtcgggttcgcacgtgaaaaggccctaacaatatcatttgtagagcgtgggtttggaaggctaggccttgatcgacaggcggtgggtttttcgcggtgttcatacaaggttaagttttccttcacccctggagtctttctcctggaggtgggctgggaggctctggtttttggccatttttcccaacccccctccCTAGGTTCCttacctttccttttatactcgcctgcgtccactatccttcatccacgtataggatcaacatttccaaggctgatacttgtcccgtcagtccatacccaaagtcgtttgggatggttgtaaaagccaaagaatgcggctctgtcaggttcagagcattaaatggcagtaacagcagctttccctggatattttagatctttcttccaagtttcagtcctataccgtttttacccttctttctgggggtactttgggtctgccgaggactgaactgccctcggcggtatccaaaggctatcttgtcgagtttggaccatagccctcctcggcttgggcctttggattcttcccgggtagatgggcctggcccataaatcatttgggccccacaaatataaaataaataacaaaatttatcttaaatttaaaaatattaacaatatcatcttcttttttaattcatttaatatgtttgtaaaatattcaaatttttttcaataattttttaattagacaaaatttagttacaaaattggttgtagccttactcaataaaataaaatattactgcatattttgataatttaaccgttgaattgtatgtCATTTATGCTTTTAAtgcacatgtcaaattttgtgtcaatcgaatattatttactatatgatttataagcttatattttatgcataattttaaactacaatagttttcaattttaaacaatttattgatgatatagttattgatctttaattttctaaaatttttgcaagtataaaggatataaaaagaagatgtaatctattactgaatttgtcaaaattcacctccaataaaaatttattgagtaaggttataacCATAGGCTACAACctattttataactaaattttgtcctttttaaTTAAGGTTACTACTTTTtacaaaattgttatttttatttagttaatattaattaattttgacatCATCGTGGATGAACTATAATTtcaatttaccatttttttttatcataattatcaatttttggaaagtatataaaaaaatgtgtgttttttttgtgtttttgaaataCCAGGTttagaataaattaatttagttCCCATATATGTTGAACAAGTTGCGCGGTAGTCTGCTGGTTGCTTCTAATGTGGAACAACCCTTGCGCAAGGGTTCAATCCTCTTGGGCTGcgcttatcaatttttttaaaataaaaataaactaaccaAACGGAAAACTAACGAAAAGAAGAATCTAACGGAAATTGAATTTCGGCAATCCAACTGACGAAATTCATGTCAGTTTCTCTCTCcacatttttcttgaatttcggcaacatgGATACCgaaataccaaaattatatcAGATTTGTCAGTTTCTCCCTCttcttttacttgtatttcGGCATCACCAATACCGAAAATTGCATCTCTCCTCATTTAGCTATAAAACTTTGCACAGTATACATAAACCTAATaaactctaatttttataatattgtgCCAAAAGACTCTCTTTTTGgagtgaaaattcaaataacatCATATGTATCTGGATGTAGTTTACAACAGGTATACGTGATGAAGTATATAATGATATTATATTGTCGTTAATGGATGTCTGATagcattcctctctctctctctctctctctcaaataattACATCTTTATTCGCTTGTAAGCCAAATAAAAGTCATCTCTAAAATCATGCACCATTGTCTTTGGCATCAGATCGCGGTACCATGAACGACCTCCAAGCTGGCTTGTTGCATACTTGCACCTCTGTATGGCTTCATAAAATTTGGCAAACTAACTCAAAATTGTCCCAGCAAGATTCATACTCAGTCCGAAGAGATCACTCCTTTCTCAGAGAGATTAACTTTTGTTGGAATAATCCCCCGACATGCTCTCCATAAGGATGCGCTCCAAAAAgcattagtatttttttatcaaataagaaaaaaaaaagtgaaaaatgttatgttcacaacatcTTTTAAATACTTCTACACTAGATTCTAAGTGATAGCTTGTTATTAGCAATTcttgttgggaaaaaaaataattgagtaAAATGATCTACGATTCTTTAGAATATGTTTGGCTTGAAAGAGGAGAGGGGAGTAGAGTGTCTAATTAACTTTGTttagatgtttttatttttttatttttttaataggggGCGGAAGAGTTTTGAAGAGACTTTGGAGGGTAAGATAAATCACATaacccttatttatttatttttaaaaaatgaatggaTTTGCAGGGAAAAGGGAGGGAAGAAGTTCCacttatactaaaaaaaatctccaaatGCTTATTGCAAGCTTGGTACAGGAAGTCATACCTTTAGGCTCATCGAATGGACCCCTATTGATAGATGGCAATTTATGTGCGGGTCCGGGGTCCACTCAATCGAAAAATAGTGAATGGGCTGTTCTTGGGTTGAACTGATCCATGAATCtttacaaataattattaatttcaaatatgtaattaaatatttttaggtttggTATCACATTAGCTAATATGTTAGAAATTTGTATTGGGCtaaatcattaaattaataTGAGAAAAAATGGGTCTTATCTTGGTATTGGTCATTTTCCCCATGTAAAAACactgttatttttaattttcatagcAACATAAAGAAAGATTTCTGCAACAATAAGCTTAGGAaacatttttttcacaattactaatgtaacaaaataatagTGTGATGATGCATAATCAAAGTGGTGATAGATTCCACAACAATAATGTTTTCTAGTATCGTTGCCTAggttgttttaaatttatttaatgcttaaaaaaagtgaagaggtttttccaaaaaaaaaaaaaaaaaaaaaaaaacccaaaaggaGTGAATAGGTGTAAATTATAATCCAAGGTCGTCTTCATGAGTGAGAACCTCGCCTAGGCCCAGCTTCACTTTGGGAAGTCCAACCTACTAGATTAACCAAGATTGCCTCTCGATTGCTAGTGAAGCGGTGCAGTCAAGTACATGTTTTGACGCACCTCAACTCTTCAAGTATGAGAGGCCTGAATTCAAGCTCAAGTGAAGTGGCTTTCCAAGATTGtccctaaaaaaatataaaaaataagtggcttTCCAAGACTACCTAACAATTAAGTTAAGTTGGACTCCCATTACATTGGatccggatcctctccatttccctCTGAAATGGAGAGGCTCCAGTACACGGTGAGGATTTCCCATGGAGAGCATCAATGGTAAAAATCGTGCCACGTCatttaaaacccaaaccacACACTTAACTGGGGTTAGACACTTAACCCATCTGAATATTTCAAACTTAACCCATCTGAGATCAAACCCATCTCAATAtttcaaactctctttctcactctcttctcAATATTTCAAACCCATTTCTCTCTCGCCTCGCCGTCATGGTTCgaaacacaaacaaaagaaaccCACTTCTCTCTCGCCTCGCCGTCACGGTGAGGATATCTACGATTTGATCAAGCTTTTAACTCAGCTCCTCGCTCAGTTCCTCGCTCACCACACAGATTGAAATCCCTAACCCACGAACTCAGCTCCTTGCTCTCATGGATTCAAGCTCGTGGGTCATGACTCATGAGGCATACAGGATTCAAGCACGATCCCTTACCCACGAACGCAGCTCCTCGCTCACCTCAGACTATGGGTTTCCAAATTTCTAGGTAAGTTTCTgggtttttaaatttctttgtaaACTGCCAATCTTCTTTTCTCGCCTCAAATTCGtttttagggttagggtttcaaatgggtctatttaatttttataaaggtttttcattattttcttgttcttaatttttgtcGGAATCAAAAGCCTCTGTTCTGTTTTAAAAGAAATGAGAGACAGTTTGTATGTCTCTGCGTTGAATCCCTCTGCGTTGTGGAGAACACCGAGGTAGAACAAAATCAACGGCCGAGATATTGTTTCAGTCgtcattttttggattggtGGTCTGATTCTTGCTCGtccacatttatttatttatatttttatctatcaaaaaaaaaaaatttctttgtaaagtttttaaatttcttttcagTTTCTGGGTACTTTTGTTCTTCACTTGAAAGCTTATCAAGTTTACTAAAATTGTCTCCTACAATTGCTGGGTTACTCTGCTTTCTCTTGGCAATGGTGCTTCTTTTGTAATGTGTGTTGTGGTTGGAATCATAAGCATTTCAAGGGGCCGAAGAGTGGTTCGAGTACACAAGTCTGCCTTTATTAGAGatgtttgttttttacttttggttCTTGTGTTTTTGCTTGTTATATTGATTCAAGAGGAAATTGATCCGTGGAGTGCAATTGGTTTTTCTTCAGTGTATGTTGTTTATGTGATAGCACAAGGGTGCAAATGCTTTTTAGTTTTGGAAGATCAAGAGCacaagggtttttattttatagctaTTTTCTTTAGTGGGTCTTTTTTAGTTTCAAGGATTTTAGTATTTTGCTAATACAAGTGTTGGATTGGCTGTAACCAGATTTTGCTAATactatttgttgttgtttttcatgattttggttGAAGAGGAAACGGAGCAGAGGCtacaggaagagagagaagatgttGCTCATTTGCCTGGGGCAGTCTCTGGTGATAAGTGGGATGCTACTCTGCTTGATGCTTCTTTTGTTGGCTAAATAGGTGGGGGGAAAATGGGTCATTAGGTGGGTAGGAATTAGTGGGAAAATGCCATAATTTTGGTGTATGTTGGTAGGTTTTGGCAGAATGCTTGTGTTGGTATGTGTTGGCTTGAATTTGTGTTGGTATGTATTAGTGGGAAAAGGCCTGAATTTTGGTGTAATTCTCACTGTAATCTGAGACTTCAGCAATAGAACATGgtctttttaattaatctatgaCTTGTATACCAATTTATTGCATTGTTGTGAAGTGTTTGTGCCTTGTGTGCACTCAACATCAAAGCAGTTTGAATAGCACCTTAAAAGGCTTGTTTGTGATATTATTGGGAACCATAAGAAAGAAGCAGATTAACTCCTCAGCTGAATATGCAGGTTgactatataataactaatgCACCAAGATGCAATCATGACAACCATTCACCATTATTATTTGTCACATTCACAGCAGCagttcttaaaaattaaaagttattaacAACCGTTCACCAATGCACCAGTTTTTAAAGTTAACAACCATTCACCAAGATGCAATCATAACAACCATTCACCAATGCACCAGTTTTTAAATAGTgtagaaacacaaacacaagcaaTGCAGAACACAAACAGTGCAGAAACAGAAACAGTAATTATgcagaaacagaaacacaaaCGGTgcagaaacacaaacacaagcagTGCAGAAACACAAACAGGTAATTATGCAGAAACACAAACAGTGCAGAAACACAACTATGCAGAAACACAAACAGTGCAGAAAACAACTATTGGCCTTGAAGTTCAATGTATCTTGCCAGAAAAATGTTTTGAAGCATTCCATGAAGCATTGAAGCCATGTATCTTGCTGTCAATAGGCTAATTTTCAGTATAAATGAAACACTGAATGAATTCTTTAGTTTTGACACTTAGTTTTCATGTTCATTTACAAAAATGttcatttacaaaaacttttacaTAGATTTAGAGTACAAACCAAGAAGAATGtaataaaatatagttattCTTTTATTGATATTGGTTTGAGAATGTAATAAAATGTAATTGATTGTGTGCcttttatttctaatttcttgtaatgcttcaaattgaacaattttgatGATGCCTGTATGGTCATAAATTGATGGAAGAGTTTGatccaaaaataaacaaagcttTGTTAAAATATACACTTTGATTACAAGGCTATTATTTCACTCAAAAAGAACCTAAAAATATGCACATTCATGGAACCTAAAAATTACATTCACAAATTCTACAAGGATGCAAGTTGAAGCCGAAGTGTAATGAATAAGATTATGCCTAAGCAAAATACTTccattcaaaacaatttttgaatcaTACAAGTGGCTACTAAAGGTAAAGTGTTGAAGTTTGTTAAGAGCTTGATTGTTCAAGAAAGTAATGGCAAGAATTGGAGAATGGAAAGAATGAGATGTTGGTTACTTTGAGGGTAACCACCTCCAACAGAGTAAgaacaagaaagagaaaggagagTAACTGAATTGATTCCAAACTTGTTTAT encodes:
- the LOC115992641 gene encoding ankyrin repeat-containing protein BDA1-like → MFTNTGERMEMTQMRREGDDVIDLYKATGSGCRDDTTMEITNEGGDDIVHLYNASASGCTTTLKSLIDKDPRILYKISLTSFSETPLHISALLGHLDFTRILLAQNPHLAVELDSHKRCSLHLASAEGHIEIVKELLHANEDTCSIYDEDGKIPLHYAAMRGRIEVVKALIAVRPDSTRVMLNWKETTLHLCVKYNQLEALKLLVDSVSDEGEFLNFKDHEGGNTILHLAVMLRQIETVKYLLSVSKVGEEVDSLNYMGFTALQMLEQNCPKDFKSFTIRNILMDVGARVERVNNLSPLSAVAVGHHESVEPIPLRKNWLKYLKYQGDWVEDNRGAIMVVATVITTIAFQNIAKPPGGVWQANTTDFTDSKGNPVCTPRNPCYAGNSVFAYGGTTNMRYLYFSISNTISFVASLSVTFLLISGFPIKNKVCVPPDICSMYNSHITGCILFSCILHGDPGHTV